CAACTTCGCGCTGGAAGGCCTTTCCAACGTGAGGTTGGAGGCGCCTTCATTGCAGACGGAGCAGATTGCCCGGAGGTTGGCCGGATCGTCGGTTCCTCCCTGGCTCTTGTCGATGATATGCCCGATGTGCAGGCGAGTCGGTCGGGTAGGATCATAAGGATGTGGGTCACCAGGGGCGGCGCCGCACATCTGGCAAGTGTAACCATTGCGATCAAGGACGAACGCGCGCGTTTCCTTCGAAATAGCGCGTTCAAAGGCTGGTTCTGGCTTAGCTGTTTCCAGCAAATACTGCCCGGGCTTCAGATCGCTTCGGTCGTTGTTGGTAAGGATGCGGTATCCCTCCTCCGAGCGAAGTTCCCGCACGCGCCGGGCCCATTCGGTGATATTGCCTGCAACCTTTCGTAGTTCATCGGAATCCATCACACGACCGATATTCGCGAGAAAATGTTCCCGCAGCCGTGCACGTGCGCCTTTCGGCTTGCCACTACGTCCTTTTGACATGAAATGCCATTCCTCTCGGCTGAAACGTGGCAGAAGTATAGAAACTGGGGGGCTCAGCCCGCAACAGCCAAAGCTGAGTTGCCGGCGGCCAGACAGGCGCTTATCTGGGTTGCCACGGCCTGCGCGACGGGCGGGGGGAATGCGTTGCCGACCTGGCGATATGCCGGCGTCTTTTTTCCAGTAAATACCCAATTGTTCGGAAAGCCTTGTATGCGCGCGACCATCGGCACGGTCAATTTCGGCATGCCGGTGAACTCGGGATCCGGCGGTTCGTTGGCGACACCGAGACCGTCGACCCCCAATGCCGCCCAAGCCTTTCGCGCGCGCGTCGGACCGAGATCGGGGCCACCGTGCTTCTTTGAACCGCCCACGATGGTTGGCGCTATGTCGCTGGCGCGCTCCGCCCACGCCTTCGCGCCGCTCCAGCCCCGTGACGCCATGAGATCGCGCAGCAACTGGCCTACGGTAAGAGGTCTGGCGCCGGTTGGCTCTGGCCAGGTGAATGTTCCTGGAACATCTTTCCGGATCGCTACGATGACGACACGGGGGCGTAGTTGCGACACACCGAAATCGGACGCATTGAGCAGCCGCCAGTCCGCCGCATACCCGAGTTTTTCCAGTTGCGCTTTGAGGTTTTTGCGGTAGCCATCGAAGACCGGGTCCAGAAAGCCCCGGACGTTTTCCAGCATTACGGCTTTCGGACGGCATTCCTCGACCAGTCGGAGGGCCTGGGGAAACAGATCGCGCTCGTCCTGATGCCCCAGCTGTTTCCCCGCCTTGGAAAACGGAGGGCAGGGTACACCGCCCGCTAACAAGTCGACGCCGCGATAGGGCCTGGCGTCGAAGTGATTCACATCGCCTTCCACGACGTGCC
This is a stretch of genomic DNA from Candidatus Hydrogenedentota bacterium. It encodes these proteins:
- a CDS encoding HNH endonuclease, whose product is MDSDELRKVAGNITEWARRVRELRSEEGYRILTNNDRSDLKPGQYLLETAKPEPAFERAISKETRAFVLDRNGYTCQMCGAAPGDPHPYDPTRPTRLHIGHIIDKSQGGTDDPANLRAICSVCNEGASNLTLERPSSAKLLVQIRRATGAAQLDVLKWLISKYPAQAAKFLEE
- a CDS encoding DNA cytosine methyltransferase encodes the protein MPLLTSIEICAGAGGQALGLESAGFQHRALVEIDPHCCNTLRYNRPNWHVVEGDVNHFDARPYRGVDLLAGGVPCPPFSKAGKQLGHQDERDLFPQALRLVEECRPKAVMLENVRGFLDPVFDGYRKNLKAQLEKLGYAADWRLLNASDFGVSQLRPRVVIVAIRKDVPGTFTWPEPTGARPLTVGQLLRDLMASRGWSGAKAWAERASDIAPTIVGGSKKHGGPDLGPTRARKAWAALGVDGLGVANEPPDPEFTGMPKLTVPMVARIQGFPNNWVFTGKKTPAYRQVGNAFPPPVAQAVATQISACLAAGNSALAVAG